A stretch of Anaeromyxobacter dehalogenans 2CP-1 DNA encodes these proteins:
- a CDS encoding LON peptidase substrate-binding domain-containing protein codes for MCAERIAPPSPRAALEKACAALKVFPLHGVVVLPGTPTPFHIFEPRYRALVADALRGDRILAVPGLTTMEAAQQLHPPLFPVAGACVIEQEDRYDDGRYDLVVRGVARVRLIQELANEKPYREFRAEVLDDVWPDEGPEALEPDVASLRQLVLELSTRLPPESGAPALAEAVAQMRDASAIADLVAAAAVSEPHARQRVLETLEVERRLELVVEEVAGVVLLLSKGQRPEN; via the coding sequence ATGTGCGCGGAGCGGATCGCTCCGCCGTCACCGAGGGCGGCGCTCGAGAAGGCGTGCGCCGCCCTCAAGGTGTTTCCCCTCCACGGCGTGGTCGTCCTCCCGGGGACGCCCACGCCGTTTCACATCTTCGAGCCGCGCTACCGCGCGCTCGTGGCGGACGCGCTGCGCGGGGACCGCATCCTGGCGGTCCCGGGGCTCACCACGATGGAGGCGGCGCAGCAGCTCCACCCGCCGCTGTTCCCGGTGGCGGGCGCCTGCGTCATCGAGCAGGAGGACCGCTACGACGACGGGCGCTACGACCTGGTGGTGCGCGGCGTCGCCCGCGTGCGGCTGATCCAGGAGCTCGCGAACGAGAAGCCCTACCGCGAGTTCCGCGCCGAGGTCCTCGACGACGTCTGGCCGGACGAGGGGCCCGAGGCGCTCGAGCCGGACGTCGCCTCGCTCCGGCAGCTCGTGCTCGAGCTGTCGACCCGGCTCCCGCCCGAGTCCGGCGCCCCGGCGCTGGCCGAGGCGGTGGCGCAGATGCGCGACGCCTCCGCCATCGCCGACCTGGTGGCCGCCGCGGCGGTGTCCGAGCCGCACGCCCGCCAGCGCGTGCTGGAGACGCTCGAGGTCGAGCGCCGCCTCGAGCTCGTGGTCGAGGAGGTCGCGGGGGTGGTGCTGCTGCTGTCGAAGGGGCAGCGGCCGGAGAACTGA